In Toxotes jaculatrix isolate fToxJac2 chromosome 12, fToxJac2.pri, whole genome shotgun sequence, the following are encoded in one genomic region:
- the slc7a3a gene encoding cationic amino acid transporter 3a codes for MASKLSNFGKTLLRRRVLDFSGEETRFARCLSTLDLIALGVGSTLGAGVYVLAGEVAREKAGPAIVLCFLIAALSSMLAGLCYAEFGARVPKTGSAYLYSYVTVGEIWAFITGWNLILSYVIGTASVARAWSSTFDSLVEQKISDFFKACMTMKVPGGVLAQYPDLFALILVLLLTGLLAFGVSESALVNKIFTGINLVVLGFVIISGFVKGDSANWHLTEDDFMRYKNSTNRSTPFEVEKDFGVGGFAPFGITGVLSGAATCFYAFVGFDCIATTSEEAKNPMRSIPVGIVASLLICFLAYFGVSAALTLMMPYYALNTQSPLPEAFSYVGWAPARYIVAVGSLCALSTSLLGSMFPMPRVIYAMAEDGLLFRVLSRINTRTKTPLLATIASGVVAALMAFLFDLAALVDLMSIGTLLAYSLVAICVLILRYQPGTLTSSSQTEKLVELVGGEKEAVSGVDSSDEYGTEMENRPLRETFTAKLLFCPSGKNPTQTSGNIVYATTAIVSVFITILCVILANFLQELLAGHAEVVVPCVILTLLCAVCFIIIWRQPESKEALNFKVPLLPWLPLFSVFVNIYLMMQLDIGTWCRFAVWMLIGFAIYFFYGIKNSSEAANRSPPRKYKPSLQTKSPIYKGAPSDSDVEAGASPDTD; via the exons ATGGCCAGCAAGCTGTCCAACTTTGGCAAAACCCTTCTGCGTCGCCGGGTATTAGACTTCTCCGGTGAAGAGACCAGATTTGCCCGCTGCCTGTCCACCCTGGACTTAATTGCCTTGGGGGTGGGCTCCACACTTGGTGCCGGTGTCTACGTCCTCGCTGGTGAGGTTGCCCGAGAGAAGGCTGGACCTGCTATTGTCCTCTGCTTCCTCATCGCTGCCCTGTCCTCTATGTTGGCCGGCCTGTGCTACGCTGAATTCGGCGCCCGTGTGCCCAAGACCGGTTCTGCATACCTTTACAGCTATGTGACAGTTGGAGAGATCTGGGCCTTCATCACAGGGTGGAACCTCATCCTCTCCTATGTGATAG GTACAGCTAGTGTGGCCAGGGCGTGGAGCTCAACCTTTGACAGCCTGGTTGAACAAAAAATCTCTGACTTCTTCAAAGCCTGCATGACAATGAAGGTGCCAGGAGGGGTCCTGGCTCAGTACCCCGATCTGTTTGCCCTCATCCTGGTCCTCCTGCTCACTG GACTTCTGGCCTTTGGCGTGAGCGAGTCAGCGCTGGTGAATAAGATCTTCACAGGCATCAACCTGGTGGTTCTGGGTTTTGTCATCATCTCAGGCTTTGTGAAGGGGGACTCAGCCAACTGGCACCTGACAGAGGACGACTTCATGAGATACAAAAACAGCACCAACCGCAGCACGCCGTTCGA AGTTGAGAAGGACTTTGGCGTGGGTGGCTTTGCTCCGTTTGGCATTACTGGAGTCCTGTCTGGTGCTGCCACCTGCTTCTATGCGTTTGTGGGCTTTGACTGCATTGCCACAACAA gTGAAGAAGCAAAGAACCCCATGCGGTCCATACCTGTTGGCATTGTGGCTTCACTGCTGATctgttttttggcctactttggTGTGTCTGCTGCTCTGACCCTGATGATGCCATACTACGCACTAAACACCCAGAGTCCCCTGCCTGAGGCCTTCAGCTACGTCGGCTGGGCTCCTGCCAGATACATCGTGGCTGTGGgctctctctgtgctctttcCACCAG TCTCCTAGGCTCTATGTTTCCCATGCCTCGAGTGATCTACGCCATGGCAGAAGACGGGCTGCTGTTCCGTGTTCTGTCCAGGATTAACACTCGCACAAAGACCCCTCTCCTCGCTACCATCGCCTCTGGCGTTGTTGCAG ctctcatggccttcctgttcGACCTGGCAGCTCTGGTTGACCTCATGTCTATTGGAACTCTGTTAGCATACTCTTTAGTGGCCATCTGCGTCCTCATTCTCAG GTACCAGCCAGGCACCCTGACTTCATCCAGCCAGACAGAGAAGCTGGTGGAGTTGGTGGGAGGGGAGAAGGAGGCTGTCAGTGGAGTGGACAGCAGTGACGAGTACGGCACGGAGATGGAGAACAGGCCGCTCCGAGAGACCTTCACTGCCAAGCTGCTCTTCTGCCCAAGTGGAAAGAACCCGACTCAGACCTCTGGGAACATCGTCTACGCTACCACTGCCATTGTCT CGGTTTTTATCACCATATTGTGCGTTATCCTGGCCAACTTTCTGCAAGAGCTGCTGGCCGGACATGCAGAAGTTGTGGTGCCCTGTGTCATTTTGACTCTGCTCTGTGCCGTCTGTTTCATCATTATCTGGAGGCAGCCTGAGAGCAAAGAGGCTCTCAACTTCAAG GTCCCTCTTCTTCCATGGTTGCCcctcttcagtgtttttgtcaacATCTACCTCATGATGCAGCTGGACATAGGTACATGGTGCCGCTTCGCCGTTTGGATGCTTATAG GTTTCGCCATCTACTTCTTTTACGGTATTAAGAACAGCAGTGAAGCTGCCAACAGGTCACCCCCACGCAAATATAAGCCTTCGCTGCAGACCAAGAGCCCCATTTACAAGGGCGCTCCGAGCGACAGTGACGTGGAAGCAGGAGCTTCCCCcgacacagactga